In Hymenobacter sublimis, a single genomic region encodes these proteins:
- a CDS encoding formylglycine-generating enzyme family protein: MKNKSNVCAAVGLILLLPAFIWAQGTRTGATQPGLPEPPGTTRVAENLFMDETEVANIHWLEYLHFLRRDSTLALYRSQLPDSTGWQPVVDPEQDQAPQSYFRAPGYRYYPATNISYEQAQAYCRWRSAVVNRAYFQGAEFRKQHPELRDYTVTVTYRLPTEQEWQLAAAGGVGAGPRPFEVIQTRPVRKPKGQKLAQADDLTACLDAQQLPHPAEEVAYALPFNLRENYYLAGSNQVFKCAPAKEVFPLQRITDGPPNNVGLQQIIGNVAEMTATKGVAKGGSFKSSVVGLTLETRQAYPGPQSWLGFRCVASVHMRKKSE; encoded by the coding sequence ATGAAAAACAAAAGCAACGTATGCGCCGCCGTGGGCCTAATTCTGCTGCTACCCGCCTTCATCTGGGCCCAAGGTACCCGGACGGGAGCCACGCAGCCGGGCTTGCCTGAGCCGCCCGGCACTACCCGCGTGGCGGAGAATCTGTTCATGGATGAAACGGAGGTAGCCAACATCCACTGGCTGGAGTACCTGCACTTTCTGCGCCGCGACTCTACGCTTGCCCTATACCGCTCCCAGTTACCCGACTCGACCGGGTGGCAGCCCGTCGTCGACCCTGAGCAGGACCAGGCGCCGCAGTCCTACTTCCGGGCGCCGGGCTACCGCTATTACCCAGCCACTAACATCAGCTACGAGCAGGCCCAGGCATATTGTCGGTGGCGGAGCGCTGTGGTTAACCGGGCTTACTTTCAGGGCGCGGAGTTTCGGAAGCAACACCCAGAGTTGCGCGACTACACTGTGACGGTAACTTACCGCCTCCCCACGGAGCAAGAGTGGCAGCTGGCCGCCGCCGGTGGGGTAGGGGCTGGTCCCCGGCCTTTCGAAGTAATTCAGACCCGCCCGGTTCGCAAACCCAAGGGTCAAAAGCTAGCCCAGGCCGACGACCTCACGGCCTGCCTAGACGCCCAGCAGCTGCCGCATCCGGCGGAGGAAGTGGCGTATGCACTGCCCTTCAACTTGCGGGAAAACTACTACTTAGCGGGCAGCAACCAGGTATTCAAGTGCGCCCCGGCCAAGGAGGTATTCCCGCTCCAGCGCATCACCGACGGGCCGCCCAATAATGTTGGCCTGCAGCAGATAATCGGCAATGTGGCTGAAATGACGGCTACCAAAGGCGTAGCAAAAGGGGGCTCTTTCAAGTCCTCGGTGGTAGGCCTGACCTTGGAAACGCGGCAAGCCTACCCGGGGCCGCAAAGCTGGTTGGGATTCCGGTGCGTGGCCAGCGTGCACATGCGCAAGAAATCAGAGTAG
- a CDS encoding type IA DNA topoisomerase, translating into MKVCIAEKPSVAREIAQVLGATRKMDGYFEGNGYQVTWTFGHFCQLREPEDYRPEWKRWSIHDLPMVPENFGIKLMRRDDGVVRQFTVIKNLLANAEEVINCGDAGQEGEVIQRWVLLEAKYRKPTKRLWISSLTEEAIRQGFQNLRDGAEFDKLYQAGKSRAVGDWLLGLNATRLFTLKYAPGQRQVLSIGRVQTPTLALLVDRYHEIQNFKPEPYWVLRTEYRGTMFSHVAPPKKGKTEDDEPDEKARLKARGYFVTQEEADAAMAAVKDVPLTVTNVEIKKALETPPSLFDLTSLQVQCNNQLGLSAEDTLKTVQALYEKKVVSYPRVDTTFLPDDQYPKIPGILRGLGAYNSLTAPLLAGKIKKSGKVFNNNKVTDHHAIIPTGASASGLGGTEHSVYDIIVRRFLAAFYPDCEVSNTTVTAEAAGRTFRVRGRQILNPGWRVVYGDPEKQQAPSAPKAAGEGDDDVVNTVLPSFEKGENGPHKPRLDSKMTQPPREYSEAMLLRGMETAGRNVDDDELRQAMKENGIGRPSTRAAIIETLFKRGYIRRDKKKIVPTATGVELIGLIRNPTLKSAELTGQWEKKLRQIEGGQLDQEQFLGELKQLVREMVHEVKQDGSGRAVTVASPDAAGPGSKAAATRPAAPAAAPTPAVPGALGPCPACGSGHVLRGKTALGCSRWREGCALRLPTQYEGKKLTDKQVGDLLKKGRTQAMQGFLDDAGNKFSAAIRLTPQYTLELVRAAESKPTTATDPGQIPCPVCRLGQMLKGKSAWGCSRFREDCQFRVPFEWGGKTLTDSQMNQLLRKGKTGVIRGFVSAKTGNRYEAALQVGAEGRIEPVFGQG; encoded by the coding sequence GTGAAAGTTTGTATTGCTGAAAAGCCCAGCGTGGCCCGCGAAATTGCCCAGGTGTTGGGTGCTACCCGCAAAATGGATGGCTACTTTGAAGGCAACGGCTACCAGGTAACCTGGACCTTCGGCCACTTCTGCCAACTGCGGGAGCCCGAGGACTACCGCCCCGAGTGGAAGCGCTGGAGCATTCACGATTTGCCCATGGTGCCCGAGAACTTCGGCATCAAGCTTATGCGCCGCGACGATGGGGTAGTGCGCCAGTTCACCGTCATTAAAAACCTGCTGGCCAACGCCGAAGAAGTTATTAACTGCGGCGACGCGGGCCAGGAAGGAGAGGTGATTCAGCGCTGGGTGCTGCTAGAAGCCAAGTACCGCAAGCCCACCAAGCGCCTCTGGATTTCCTCTCTTACGGAAGAAGCCATCCGCCAAGGTTTTCAGAACCTGCGCGACGGGGCGGAGTTTGACAAGCTGTACCAAGCTGGCAAAAGCCGCGCCGTTGGGGACTGGCTGCTGGGGCTGAACGCTACCCGCCTGTTTACCCTGAAGTATGCGCCCGGCCAGCGCCAGGTGCTCAGCATCGGGCGGGTGCAGACGCCTACCCTGGCCTTGCTCGTAGACCGCTACCACGAAATTCAGAACTTCAAACCCGAGCCCTATTGGGTACTGCGCACCGAATACCGCGGCACCATGTTCAGCCACGTGGCCCCGCCCAAAAAAGGCAAGACCGAAGACGATGAGCCCGACGAAAAGGCCCGCCTGAAAGCCCGTGGCTACTTTGTAACCCAAGAAGAGGCCGACGCCGCCATGGCCGCCGTGAAGGACGTGCCGCTCACGGTCACCAACGTTGAAATCAAGAAGGCCTTGGAAACCCCACCTTCTCTATTCGATTTGACCTCCCTGCAGGTGCAGTGCAACAACCAGTTGGGCCTGTCGGCCGAAGACACGCTGAAAACGGTGCAGGCTCTTTACGAGAAAAAGGTGGTGAGCTACCCCCGCGTCGACACCACTTTCCTGCCCGACGACCAGTACCCAAAAATTCCGGGCATTTTGCGCGGGCTGGGCGCTTACAATAGCCTCACGGCTCCGTTGCTGGCGGGCAAAATCAAGAAGTCGGGCAAAGTATTCAACAATAACAAAGTCACCGACCACCACGCCATCATCCCAACCGGCGCTAGTGCCAGTGGCCTGGGCGGCACCGAGCACAGCGTCTACGACATCATTGTGCGTCGCTTCCTGGCCGCTTTCTACCCCGATTGTGAGGTGTCGAACACAACCGTTACGGCCGAAGCAGCCGGGCGCACGTTCCGCGTACGGGGCCGCCAGATTCTGAACCCGGGCTGGCGCGTGGTGTACGGCGACCCGGAGAAGCAGCAGGCTCCCTCGGCCCCGAAAGCGGCCGGCGAGGGCGACGATGACGTGGTGAATACCGTGCTGCCCAGCTTCGAGAAAGGCGAAAACGGCCCCCACAAGCCCCGCCTCGACTCCAAAATGACCCAGCCCCCGCGCGAGTATTCGGAGGCGATGTTGCTGCGCGGTATGGAAACCGCCGGCCGCAACGTCGACGATGATGAATTGCGTCAGGCCATGAAGGAAAACGGCATCGGGCGGCCTTCTACCCGTGCGGCCATCATTGAAACCCTATTTAAGCGGGGCTATATCCGCCGCGACAAAAAGAAAATCGTGCCCACTGCTACCGGCGTGGAGCTGATCGGGCTGATTCGCAACCCCACCCTCAAATCGGCGGAGCTGACAGGTCAGTGGGAAAAAAAGCTGCGCCAGATTGAAGGCGGTCAGCTCGACCAAGAGCAATTTCTGGGCGAGCTGAAACAGCTGGTGCGCGAAATGGTGCACGAGGTAAAGCAGGACGGCTCCGGCCGCGCCGTGACGGTCGCCAGCCCCGACGCCGCTGGCCCTGGAAGCAAAGCCGCTGCTACCCGGCCCGCGGCTCCGGCTGCCGCACCTACCCCCGCCGTGCCCGGGGCGCTGGGGCCGTGCCCAGCCTGCGGCAGTGGCCACGTGCTGCGCGGCAAAACCGCCCTGGGCTGCTCGCGCTGGCGCGAGGGCTGCGCCTTGCGCCTACCCACCCAGTATGAGGGCAAGAAGCTCACCGACAAGCAAGTAGGCGACCTGTTGAAAAAAGGCCGTACCCAGGCTATGCAGGGCTTTTTGGATGACGCCGGCAACAAGTTTAGCGCCGCCATCCGCCTCACCCCGCAGTACACGCTGGAGTTGGTACGCGCCGCCGAAAGCAAGCCTACTACGGCCACCGACCCCGGCCAGATTCCGTGCCCCGTGTGCCGCCTGGGCCAGATGCTGAAAGGTAAAAGTGCCTGGGGCTGCTCCCGCTTCCGCGAGGACTGCCAGTTCCGGGTGCCGTTCGAGTGGGGTGGTAAAACCCTCACCGACAGCCAGATGAATCAGCTTCTGCGCAAAGGCAAAACCGGCGTCATCCGCGGATTCGTGTCGGCCAAAACCGGCAACCGTTACGAGGCCGCCTTGCAGGTAGGTGCCGAAGGCAGGATAGAGCCGGTGTTTGGGCAGGGGTAA
- a CDS encoding DUF2905 domain-containing protein, producing the protein MTPQLGKSFVVLGLILVALGAFLWLGGGSLLKWFGHLPGDIRIERPGFLFYAPIVSMLLLSLLLSAVLWLVRRLG; encoded by the coding sequence ATGACGCCCCAACTCGGTAAAAGCTTCGTTGTTCTCGGCCTGATTCTGGTGGCTTTGGGTGCTTTCCTCTGGCTAGGGGGCGGCAGCCTGCTGAAGTGGTTCGGACACCTACCCGGCGACATCCGCATTGAGCGGCCGGGCTTCCTGTTTTACGCGCCCATTGTTTCCATGCTGCTGCTGAGCTTATTGCTAAGTGCTGTGCTCTGGCTAGTACGGCGGTTGGGCTAA
- a CDS encoding di-heme oxidoreductase family protein, with translation MIKPFTSWKLVSCAVGLTVLTSCEKPELEGPDALQVTTSANNEGDDELNVDWGQVFPTFTLAGGQTTVNDVSSLSMIQPAPNLGGVDMTAHLNGKTVFQRTFELGEVAPLWNNVRCESCHLGGSRAGLPRVNATTGELAPQLLFRVSLPGTGPHGEPKPVPGFGDQIQPLMVVEGVDAQDDVRGASAEGNVLVRYTEQPSLPFKDGSTVSLRRPTYTFVKTTQNLPTGTMISPRTGSQVTGLGLLEAVREETILEFARVNTNNGVSGRPNRVWDVEQGRTRIGRFGWKANQPTLRQQNAGAANGDMGLTSPVFPVEPGETSASAQLNLSEQQIRDLTVFTQTMGVPAFRNNSSPQAQLGAVMFAKAECGSCHVPRMKTGTLPGRPEVSNQVIAPFTDLLLHDMGPALADNRPDFLASGREWRTAPLWGLGLQQTVNGHTNLLHDGRARNVIEAIMWHGGEGENSRKIVTEMSKQERDALVTFLSSI, from the coding sequence ATGATAAAACCCTTTACCTCCTGGAAGTTGGTAAGTTGTGCGGTAGGATTGACAGTGCTAACCTCTTGCGAAAAACCTGAGCTGGAAGGTCCTGACGCATTGCAGGTTACAACATCGGCCAATAATGAGGGCGATGACGAATTGAACGTGGATTGGGGGCAAGTTTTCCCCACGTTCACCTTAGCGGGCGGCCAGACCACCGTGAACGACGTCAGCAGCCTGAGCATGATTCAGCCGGCCCCTAACCTGGGCGGTGTTGACATGACGGCTCACCTGAATGGTAAGACAGTGTTCCAGCGCACGTTTGAGTTGGGCGAGGTAGCTCCCCTCTGGAACAACGTGCGGTGCGAAAGCTGCCACTTGGGCGGCTCCCGCGCTGGTCTGCCCCGGGTGAATGCCACAACCGGCGAGTTGGCCCCGCAGCTGCTGTTCCGCGTGAGTCTGCCAGGCACCGGCCCCCACGGGGAGCCCAAGCCAGTGCCCGGTTTCGGCGACCAGATTCAGCCGCTGATGGTGGTAGAAGGAGTTGACGCCCAAGATGATGTGCGCGGCGCTAGCGCCGAAGGCAACGTACTGGTGCGCTACACGGAACAGCCCAGCCTGCCGTTCAAGGATGGCAGCACCGTTAGCCTGCGGCGGCCCACGTACACTTTCGTGAAAACCACGCAAAACCTGCCCACCGGCACCATGATTTCGCCCCGCACTGGTTCTCAGGTAACGGGCCTGGGCCTGCTGGAAGCCGTGCGCGAAGAAACCATTCTGGAGTTTGCCCGCGTGAATACCAACAACGGTGTTTCGGGCCGGCCTAACCGGGTGTGGGACGTAGAGCAGGGCCGCACCCGCATTGGTCGTTTCGGGTGGAAAGCCAACCAACCCACTTTGCGGCAGCAAAATGCCGGTGCCGCCAACGGCGACATGGGCCTGACCTCGCCGGTGTTCCCGGTGGAGCCCGGCGAAACCAGCGCCTCGGCCCAACTGAACCTAAGCGAGCAGCAAATCCGTGACCTGACCGTCTTCACCCAGACGATGGGGGTACCGGCCTTCCGCAACAATAGCAGCCCTCAGGCGCAACTAGGCGCCGTAATGTTTGCCAAGGCGGAGTGCGGTAGCTGCCACGTGCCGCGCATGAAAACCGGTACGCTGCCCGGCCGTCCTGAGGTATCAAACCAGGTTATTGCTCCCTTCACCGACCTCCTCCTCCACGACATGGGCCCAGCCCTGGCTGACAACCGCCCCGACTTCCTGGCTTCCGGCCGCGAGTGGCGTACGGCTCCGCTGTGGGGCCTAGGCTTGCAGCAAACCGTAAACGGCCACACCAACCTGTTGCACGACGGGCGTGCCCGCAACGTAATAGAGGCCATTATGTGGCACGGTGGCGAAGGCGAAAACTCACGCAAAATCGTGACCGAGATGAGCAAGCAAGAGCGTGATGCGCTGGTAACCTTCCTCAGCTCCATCTAA